The segment CTCGGCCGCCAGTCACCTGAACAGTTCTGCGCTCAATGCGCAGTTGCTCAGTGCCAGGCATTTGCACGCCACCGGCATCCCCCCTGCACTCTCGACGAGCTGCAATGCGTTGTCCTTCGATTTGATGAAGTCGATGCGCGCCGCAGGCAGCAGCGTGTCGTTCGACCCCAATCTGCGACCTTCGCTATGGGCCAGCGAGCAACAGATGATCCGCGACATCAACGCCCTCGCCGCCTGTGCCGACTGGGTACTGCCGGGCCTGAGCGAAGGCCGGATACTGACCGGCTACGACGATCCGGCTGATATTGCCGCGTTCTACCTCGACCAGGGTGCGGAAGCAGTGATCATCAAACTGGGTGCCAAAGGCGCGTTCTATCGCACGGCCCAGGATGAACAATTTATCCCGGCCGTACCCGTGGCCAACGTCATCGACACCGTCGGTGCCGGTGATGGCTTTGCCGTCGGGGTGGTCAGTGCCTTGCTGGAAAACCTCGGATTTGCCCAGGCCGTACAACGGGGCAACTGGATCGGCAGCCGTGCCGTACAGAGCCGTGGCGACATGGAGGGTTTGCCGACCCGTGCCGAACTGAACACCTACAGCGCGCTGCCCGCGTCCCTTTAAACACCGTCATTGGCTTCATTTGTAACCTGCTGCGAAAAAACAAAAACAAGCTCAGGAGCACCCCACATGCAATCGCTAAAACTCGCCGCCCGTCGCTGGTGGTACATCATGCCGATCGTGTTTATCACCTACAGCCTGGCGTACCTTGACCGAGCCAACTACGGCTTCGCCGCTGCCTCCGGGATGGCCGAAGACCTCAATATCACCCCAGGCCTGTCGTCATTGCTGGGCGCGCTGTTCTTCCTGGGGTATTTCTTCTTCCAGGTACCCGGTGCCATCTACGCCCAGAGAAACAGCGTCAAAAAGCTGATTTTTGTCAGCCTGATCCTTTGGGGCAGCCTCGCCACGCTGACCGGCGTGGTCTCCAACGCCTACTGGCTGATCGCTATCCGCTTTATGCTCGGGGTGGTTGAAGCCGCCGTGATGCCGGCGATGCTTGTGTACCTGTGTCATTGGTTCACCCGTGCCGAACGCTCACGCGCCAACACCTTCCTGATCCTGGGTAACCCGGTGACCATGCTCTGGATGTCGGTGGTCTCTGGCTATCTGGTACAGCATTACAGCTGGCGCTGGATGTTTATCGTTGAAGGCCTGCCTGCAGTGTTCTGGGCGTTTATCTGGTGGCGCCTGGCCGATGACCGTCCAAGCGAAGCCAAATGGCTGAGCAACCAGGAGAAAGTGGACCTGCAAAGCGCGCTGGATGCCGAGCAAGTCGGCATGAAGCCGGTGAAAAACTACGCAGCTGCGTTCCGTACACCGGCCGTTATCCTGCTGGCCTTGCAGTTCTTTTGCTGGAGTATCGGCGTGTATGGCTTTGTGCTGTGGCTGCCGTCGATCCTCAAGCAGGGCGCGCAGATGGACATGATCGAAGCGGGCTGGCTTTCTGCCCTGCCGTATCTGGCAGCGGTCATCGCCATGCTGGTGGTGTCCTGGGGCTCGGACAAACTGCAAAAGCGCAAACGCTTTGTCTGGCCGCCGCTGCTGATCGCGTCTATCGCGTTCTACGGATCCTACATGCTGGGCGCCGAACACTTCTGGTGGTCCTACGCATTGCTGGTGATCGCCGGTGGTTGCATGTACGCACCCTATGGCCCGTTTTTCGCCATCATCCCGGAAATCCTGCCCTCCAACGTGGCCGGTGGCGCTATGGCCCTGATTAACAGCATGGGCGCGCTGGGCTCATTTGCAGGCTCGTACCTGGTTGGCTATCTGAACAGCTCCACCGGCTCCACCGGCGCATCCTTCTTGTTGATGAGCGGTGCCCTGATGATTTCGGTGCTCCTGACACTGATGCTCAAACCCGCTGCCAAAGACCCTGCTGCGCCGCACCACAGTACTTCGCAACGCCTGGCCCACTCTTGAATTCAACGTTGGTGATTCCCTTGAAAAAGAATGTCGTGCTCTACAAAGAACTGTCCCAGGCGCTGATGCAGCGCCTTGAAGCCCACGCCAATGTCACGCTGATCGAGCGCCTGGACGCCGACGGCATGAACACATTGCGTGCCGCCCTGCCCCAGGCCCAGGGAATACTGGGGGCAAGCCTGAAGCTGGACGCGCAGTTGCTGGATCTGGCGCCAGATCTTGAAGTGGTGTCCAGCGTCTCGGTGGGTGTCGACAATTACGACATCGATTACCTGACCGAACGTAAAATCCAGCTCACCAATACACCTGACGTGCTCACCGAGACCACCGCAGACACCGGCTTCGCCCTGGTACTGGCCAGCGCCCGCCGCGTGGTGGAACTGGCCAATATGGTGCGTAATGGCCAATGGCAAAAAAACGTCGGCCCCGAGCATTTCGGTACCGACGTGCATGGCAAGACCCTGGGCATTATCGGCATGGGCCGCATTGGTGAAGCCCTGGCCCAACGCGGCCACTTTGGCTTCGGGATGCCGGTGATTTACCACAGCAACTCGCCCAAGCCCGCTGTTGAAGCACGTTTTAACGCGCAATACCGTAGCCTGGATGAGTTGTTGCAGCAAGCCGACTTTATCTGCCTGACCCTGCCCCTGACCGCTCAGACCGAAGGCCTGATCGGTGCCGGGCAATTTGCCCTGATGCGTCCCGAGAGCATCTTTATCAATATCTCGCGGGGCAAGGTGGTGGACGAAGCGGCGCTGATTCATGCCTTGCAAAACGGCCAGATACGGGCTGCCGGGCTTGACGTATTCGAGCGCGAACCGCTGGAGCTGACCTCGCCCTTGCTGAAACTGGATAACGTGGTGGCCACCCCGCATATCGGCTCGGCCACGTTCGAGACCCGCGAAGCAATGGCGCGCTGTGCGGTCGATAATCTGCTGGCGGCATTGGCCGGTGACCGCCCGGCCAACCTGGTTAACCCGCAAGCACTGCGCTAATCACTTGCCGCTTTTGATATTGGTCCAGATACGGGTGCGTACCCGGTCGATATTCAGCGGCATGGCCTCCAGCGCAAACAACGTGTCCATCATTGCAGGGGTTGGATAGACCTTGGTGTCAGCCTTGATTTCAGGGCTGACCAAGGCATCTGCCTGCTCGTTACCATTGGCGTAATGCACATGGTTGGTGATACCGGCCATCACGTCCGGGCGCAGCAGGTAGTTCATAAAGCTATAGGCAGCTTTTTCGTCCGGTGCGTCGCTGGGCATGGCAACCATGTCAAACCAGATGGCGGCACCTTCCTTGGGAATCCTGTAGCCGATTTCGACGCCGTTATTGGCTTCTTTGGCCCGGGTTTCGGCCTGCAGAATGTCTCCCGAAAAGCCGACTGCCACGCAGATATTGCCGTTGGCCAAGTCACTGGTGTACTTCGATGAATGGAAGTAGCTGATATAGGGCCGGACTTTGAGCAGCAACTCTTCAGCCTTCTTGTAGTCGGCCGGGTTCTTGCTGTGATGGGGCAAGCCCAGGTAGTTGAGCGCCGCGGGCAGGATTTCCGGACCATTGTCGAGAATCGCTACGCCACAGGATTTGAGCTTTTCCATGTTTTCGGGCTTGAAGATCAAGTCCCAGGAATCCACCGGCGCATCGTCACCCAACACGGCCTTGACCTTGGCGATGTTGTAGCCAATCCCGGTACTGCCCCACAGATAGGGAAACCCGTGCTCGTTGCCCGGATCATTGACCTGCAGCGCCTTGAGCAGCACCGGGTTGAGGTTCTTCCAGTTCGGCAACTGGCTCTTGTCGAGTTTCTTCAGGGCCTTGCCCTGGATCTGCCGCGCCATGAAGTGGTTGGAGGGAAACACCACGTCATAACCCGATGAGCCCGTCATCAACTTGCCATCCAGCGTCTCGTTGCTGTCGAACACGTCATAGCTGAACGCAATACCGGTATCGCGCTGGAAGTTCTTCATCGTGTCGGGAGCAATGTAGTCCGACCAGTTATAGACCTTCACAGTTTCGGCGGCCTGACACAGCGTACCGGCCAGCATCAGGGGCAACAGGGTCATACGGATCATGATTCGATTCCTTGCATATTTTGGGCAGCTGTTTTTATTGGCAGGTTTCGGCGATCAAAGGATCAATACATAGGTCTTGCGCACGGTTTCCTGGATGTCCCAGATTCCGGTGCTGTTGGCAGGCAACATCAGTGCATCGCCCGCTTCGATTGTCAGGGGTTCACCGTTATCCGGGGTGAAGGTGCAGCGGCCCTGGATAAAGTGACAGAACTCTTGCGCCACGATCTGGCGACGCCAGCGGCCCGGGGTGCATTCCCAGATGCCGGTTTCGACGCCGTCGCTACGTTCGACACAGGTGACTGACGTCACCGCCACCGGCGTACCGAGCGGTACGGCGACGGGGAAAGACTCGTGCAAGGCCACGTGGGCAGTATTTTTGAATTGAGTGATGCTCATGGGATGCTTCCTGTTAAGCGCAAGTGTGGGTTAATGCATGAAACCTTCCATAAACCCGGCCATGCGGCTGGCAAATTGCCGACGCCAGGGCGGGCTGTCCGGATTGGCCAGGGTTTTGTCTTCGTACACAAAGCTGCGAATGATCGCGTTATAGCCCAGCCAGCGGCACGGCTCGGGCTCCCAGGCCTTGAGTGCGCCGAGACCGCCTTCGGTCAACACCCACGGTTGCCTGACCTCAAGAGTGTCGCGCTGCAAAATCAGGTCTGCCAGGGTGCGCCCGCCCAAATGACTGGCGCCTACCCCCTCTCCGCCGTACCCACCGGCCAACGCAATGCCCTGCTGGCGATCACAGAGCATGTGCGGCTGAAACCGTCGCGACATCCCCAGATTGCCGCCCCAGGCGTGAGTGATCTCCACATCTTTAAGCTGCGGGAACAGTTCGCCAAACAGATAGCGACGCAGTTGGACTTCGTCCTTGCTCAGATCAAAGTTCTCGCGCAAGCGCCCGCCAAACTGATAGCCACCCCGGGCCCCGAACACCAGGCGGTTGTCCGCAGTGCGCTGGCCGTAGGTGACTTGACGGCTGCTTTCGCTGAAGGCCTGGCCTCGGGACAGGCCGATGCCGTCCCAAGTGGCTTGCGACAAGGGTTCGGTAGCCACCAGCAGGCTCTGCACAGGCAATTGATAACGCCCAAGAGGGGCCAGGGTGTTGGCGTAGCCTTCCACGGCTGGCACCACCCACCGGCTGCGGACCTGGGCCCTGGCAGTGCGGGCAAAACCTGCGCGCCATTCGGTTACCGGGCTTTGTTCATAAATCTTCACCCCCATGCGCTCAACGGCACGGGCCAGGCCGCGTACCAGTTTGGCAGGGTGAATGGTTGCAATATGGGGTGTGAAAATCCCGCCATAGGGTTTGGCGACGCGGATCTGCTGTTCCAGTTCGGCGGGGCTTAACCAACGGTAGTCGGACTCGTCCAGGCCTTCGGCATAAAGACTCGCCA is part of the Pseudomonas sp. ML2-2023-3 genome and harbors:
- a CDS encoding sugar kinase, translating into MSKVDVLSFGETMAMLVAEHTGDLAQVGQFHKRIAGADSNVAIGLARLGFNVTWLSRVGADSLGRFVLDTLQAEGLDCQHVEIDPLNPTGFQLKSRVDDGSDPQVEYFRRGSAASHLNSSALNAQLLSARHLHATGIPPALSTSCNALSFDLMKSMRAAGSSVSFDPNLRPSLWASEQQMIRDINALAACADWVLPGLSEGRILTGYDDPADIAAFYLDQGAEAVIIKLGAKGAFYRTAQDEQFIPAVPVANVIDTVGAGDGFAVGVVSALLENLGFAQAVQRGNWIGSRAVQSRGDMEGLPTRAELNTYSALPASL
- a CDS encoding MFS transporter, whose protein sequence is MQSLKLAARRWWYIMPIVFITYSLAYLDRANYGFAAASGMAEDLNITPGLSSLLGALFFLGYFFFQVPGAIYAQRNSVKKLIFVSLILWGSLATLTGVVSNAYWLIAIRFMLGVVEAAVMPAMLVYLCHWFTRAERSRANTFLILGNPVTMLWMSVVSGYLVQHYSWRWMFIVEGLPAVFWAFIWWRLADDRPSEAKWLSNQEKVDLQSALDAEQVGMKPVKNYAAAFRTPAVILLALQFFCWSIGVYGFVLWLPSILKQGAQMDMIEAGWLSALPYLAAVIAMLVVSWGSDKLQKRKRFVWPPLLIASIAFYGSYMLGAEHFWWSYALLVIAGGCMYAPYGPFFAIIPEILPSNVAGGAMALINSMGALGSFAGSYLVGYLNSSTGSTGASFLLMSGALMISVLLTLMLKPAAKDPAAPHHSTSQRLAHS
- a CDS encoding NAD(P)-dependent oxidoreductase gives rise to the protein MKKNVVLYKELSQALMQRLEAHANVTLIERLDADGMNTLRAALPQAQGILGASLKLDAQLLDLAPDLEVVSSVSVGVDNYDIDYLTERKIQLTNTPDVLTETTADTGFALVLASARRVVELANMVRNGQWQKNVGPEHFGTDVHGKTLGIIGMGRIGEALAQRGHFGFGMPVIYHSNSPKPAVEARFNAQYRSLDELLQQADFICLTLPLTAQTEGLIGAGQFALMRPESIFINISRGKVVDEAALIHALQNGQIRAAGLDVFEREPLELTSPLLKLDNVVATPHIGSATFETREAMARCAVDNLLAALAGDRPANLVNPQALR
- a CDS encoding polyamine ABC transporter substrate-binding protein produces the protein MIRMTLLPLMLAGTLCQAAETVKVYNWSDYIAPDTMKNFQRDTGIAFSYDVFDSNETLDGKLMTGSSGYDVVFPSNHFMARQIQGKALKKLDKSQLPNWKNLNPVLLKALQVNDPGNEHGFPYLWGSTGIGYNIAKVKAVLGDDAPVDSWDLIFKPENMEKLKSCGVAILDNGPEILPAALNYLGLPHHSKNPADYKKAEELLLKVRPYISYFHSSKYTSDLANGNICVAVGFSGDILQAETRAKEANNGVEIGYRIPKEGAAIWFDMVAMPSDAPDEKAAYSFMNYLLRPDVMAGITNHVHYANGNEQADALVSPEIKADTKVYPTPAMMDTLFALEAMPLNIDRVRTRIWTNIKSGK
- a CDS encoding cupin domain-containing protein — encoded protein: MSITQFKNTAHVALHESFPVAVPLGTPVAVTSVTCVERSDGVETGIWECTPGRWRRQIVAQEFCHFIQGRCTFTPDNGEPLTIEAGDALMLPANSTGIWDIQETVRKTYVLIL
- a CDS encoding FAD-dependent oxidoreductase, with the translated sequence MPAWRSISLWMDQLGEELVPRPSLEHDLDVDVVIIGAGYTGLWTAYYLKRHAPELSIAIVEAQTAGFGASGRNGGWLMGNLLGEDRLLAGLSVEQRRQSFDLLHGIPDEVKSVIDREGIDCDYRKGGGLYCAARYPEQEASLRSYLASLYAEGLDESDYRWLSPAELEQQIRVAKPYGGIFTPHIATIHPAKLVRGLARAVERMGVKIYEQSPVTEWRAGFARTARAQVRSRWVVPAVEGYANTLAPLGRYQLPVQSLLVATEPLSQATWDGIGLSRGQAFSESSRQVTYGQRTADNRLVFGARGGYQFGGRLRENFDLSKDEVQLRRYLFGELFPQLKDVEITHAWGGNLGMSRRFQPHMLCDRQQGIALAGGYGGEGVGASHLGGRTLADLILQRDTLEVRQPWVLTEGGLGALKAWEPEPCRWLGYNAIIRSFVYEDKTLANPDSPPWRRQFASRMAGFMEGFMH